GACGCTCAAATTCATGGCAATGTGGATCCAACATTCATGGCCGACATTTAACGCATATTGGGTGCCCATCAACATAGCTTTTGTGGTTTTCGCGACTTGAGCCGTGTGGGCAATGTTCTCGGATTGATTTGGCAAGTAGAGCTCACACGGGTCTCGCGAGGCTTCATGGATCTAAGCGTATGGGTCCTTCAACCGTGGGATTCCTCACTTCCAGTCTCTCAGACTCAATGACAATGGTAAGGCTTTTCAGCTTCGAGAGCCTTCTAAGAGTAATCTATGTGAGTAGGCTCATAAAGAGGGTGGATGGCGGCATTAGCGGGACTGATATCACGCATGTATCTCCTTCGGACAAGAACTTATTATCTAGCCTTGTAGCTACATTAGGAAACACCGACATTTGCACAACGTTTCCTTGTTTAAGGTGTTTGGTGTTTGGAGGGTGATAGCCCCCCATGTTTAACCTTTTGGTTGTACCATGACAGCGTTGGCATTTGAGTAGTGACTCCTTCTCGAAGACGTTGTCTTGTCGTCTTTTGTACTTTATTAGGTCACAAGTTGTTCGACTGATGTATTATGATCGAGAGTCATAGTGTTTGTGGTAGTAGGTTGTGAAGATGGTGGGTGAGACAGATCCAACGTAGATGCTTCTATTCCTTTCAAGCCGATGTGTTGGATTTCGATGTTTGGCATTGCTTCTTTTAACAAATCAAAATACATTTACAAGTTTTTGAAAAGAGAGTTGTACCCTAGGAGTATATGTTAACTCTTTCTATTGACTTGGTCTAAAGGCATGTACAATAGTGGCATATGGATATAGATGCCCCATCATAAAAAGTAGTTTGAGGTATCTATATTAACTTTTCCTCTTCAATGCAAGCTATCATCGTGGTGTCTCATCTAAGATTCtaatacacatgcatatctactttTCACTTTAACTTTTTCAACCTTTTACATCGGACTACATCTTTTCTGTTTAAACACTCACCTCCTGCATAGAATCCTGATTACTTATCCAAACCTTTTTTTTAACATTCGGTCCTACATGACATACGAGGCATCATTCTGAGGTTATGCATTGTAGATGCCCTAAGGTGCATCTTCCTATTTGGGTCTAATTACGTGAATTGCTCTTAACGATGACATGGACAGATTTCTACTCAATGCCGGCGGGTTGATGGGCAGACAAAGCTGCTCTTGGGTGCATACAAAGGGAAGAAAGCAGGAGAAGAAAAGGGCTTAAAAGGgataaaaaacaaaagaaaagcataaatacATCCCGCCATCCGTCCTGGATCTCCCCTTCCTCTACCCCTACCACGATACCGCCCGCCACCTATTCGGCGTCGCTCCTCAGTGGCTGGCTTCCATGCCACTCCTcggtgccgcctcctcctcccccctaacCACCCTCGCCCCGCACCGCACGCGCCATTAATATAACCCGGCGCCACTTCTTGGCTCCTCGCCGAGCCACTCCACCGCGCGCCAGGTGCTGCTCGAGTTCGCGCCCGCGCCATGGGCACCGCCGCGCGCCCGCGCGGCGCCCCCGAGCCGCTGAAGCAGCGCGTCAACCGCTGCCTCCTCCGGCTCTCGGACCGCGACaccgaggccatggcggcggccgagCTCGACGCCGTCGCGCGCGCCCTGGCGGCCGACGAGCTCGCGGCCTTCGTCGCCGCCGTCTCCGACGCGCGCCCCACCGACAAGACCCCGCTCCGGCGCCACTCGCTCCGCCTCCTCGCGCTCGTCGCCGCGTCGCACCCGCGCGACGCCGTCGCGCCCCTGGTCCCGCGCATCCTCGCCGCCGCGCTCCGCCGCGTCCGCGACCAGGACTCGTCCGTGCGCGGCGcgctcgtcgacgccgcccgcgcCGCGGCGGCCGCGTCCGCGTCTGCCGCCGCCGCGCTCGGGCCGCTCGCGGACGCGCTCCTCCACGAGCAGGACCAGTGCGCGCAGCTCGCGGCCGCGCTCGCCACCGTCGCCGCCGTCGAGGCATCCCCGCTCACCGCCGACCTCGCCTCCTACCTCCACAAGCTCCAACCCCGCCTCCTCAAGCTCCTCCGCAGCAATGCCTTCAAGGCCAAGCCCGCCCTCATCAGCCTCATCGGCGCCTCCGCGGCCGTGGCCGGCGACGCCCAGGTGACCGCTTCCATCCCGTGCCTCCGCGACGCAATCGCCAGCGACGACTGGGCGGCGAGGAAGGCCGCGGCCGAGGCGCTTGCCGCATTTGCCCTAGAGTACAAGGATCTTCTCATGACCCACAAATCCTCTTGCCTCGCCTATTTCGAGGCTAGGAGGTTTGACAAGGTTGGTCCTCTGTCTGCTTGGATCTGCGTGGTGTGACATGTTTTTCTGGATCTGTGGTTCGACGCTTAGATTTTCGTTTCGGTGTTCAATGTAGGTCAAGATTGTGCGGGACTCGATGAGCAGGATGATCGAGGCGTGGAAAGAGATACCAGACATCGAAGAGGAAGAATTATCCTCATGTACGGCGCCGGCGTCACTTTCACAACGAAGATCTTCTCTCGCAGGTGATGCACCTGACGTGGAACATGTCAAGTTTTGGTTGCTACTTGTGCAGATCTGATAAATTTACGGTTGGCTCAAGTAGtcgtttatactccctccgttcctaaatataagtcttttaaagagatttcactacggactatatagacatattttagagcgtagatttatttattttattctgtatgtagtctgcagtgcaatctctaaagagaactatatttaggaacggagcgaGTATACTGCTAAcagaaaagagccatattattgtgGATTTATTTATGAATAGGAAAATCATGTGTTGTACTAACTgtatttgatttcccaataaaacTCTGAACTGTTGGGGCTCTGctgtttctttcttttttgaCACAAATCATCTTGTGATCAAGCAGGGAGTGTAAGTGATGGGAGATATCCAGCTGCTTCCTTGGGCTCAAACTCCGTCCAGTCAGCGACGAGGAAGAATAGATTACCTACGAGCAGGTCGCCTCCTCCTGATGTGTTACCTGGTGTCACAAGAAAGAACAGCCCCTCATCCATCAGAAACAAGAGGCTGTCACCGCCTTCAAACCGCAAGGTAGGCCAAGCGAAGAATTGCGACTACAAGGCTGACACTGCAATTGCACCTGATGCTACCCCGATCAAAGAGGTGACGGAGGAGAAGCTTCTGAAAGGAGGCAATCTGAGATCTAGGCTGGAAACAAGGAGGGCGCTTTTCCAGGGCAATGAAGCGAAGGCTGGTTCGCGAGTTGTTCCGTATGAATGTGGTGGTAACTTGGAAGAGATTTCTGAGGTTGAAGGTGGTTCAGAGAGGGCTCAGTCAGGCCTCAAAGACGAGGGCTTGTCAGAGATCAGGACACAGCTGCTTCAGATTGAGAAACAGCAGAGTGGTTTGCTTGATCTTCTCCAGGTATTTTCTTTTGTGTGTGTTGGACATTATAATTTACAATTCTATTCAACTAGGACCATAAATTTCGTGTTAagggcaaaaaaaaaaaaacagacaGTACTAGCTGTTCAAGCAGGTTTAGCATGTTCTTAGGGTTTGGTCGGCTCATATTTATTAGCAAGAATGTACAGTTGCTTTTAAAAAGTGGGTAGTGGCTGGTGGTCAGTACGCTCGATCTTTGGGCCTTTGAATAACTCCAGAACTTTATGCATGGCAATATGGCATTCTCTGCAAGGGTTATAGGTTTTGTAACCATGAAAAATGTCTGCAGAAATTAGTAAGTAAAAAAGATCCTCATTGGCATTGGCTATTTTACAAGTGTGATGAACTTCAGGAAAGCTAAGTTAGGCCTAAACTGGCTCTAGTTGAGATATTcaattgaaatatttgtgttggtcGTGTGAAGAGGTACACTTATCTTTCAGTATAAATGACTTGAATATGTCTACGTGACACTAGTCAAGTTGTGACATTGACAATTTCATATTACAGAGGCAACCTGGCCAGGAACATGACTTATGCTATATGACAATGTCTTAATCAGCCGCGGCTGCATTACCTTTGAGCAATATATTCAGGTGGgggaactccccccccccccccccccggcggtgattcctcaaaaaaaaaaaacaatgtCTTAATCTGCAATTATCATCAATTTGAATCTGGCCTTGCAAAAAAGtacaattttatttatttattttgctgaTTTTATCTGCATCTGCCATCCATCACTTGATATGTCAAATTGCAAGTCTTTGTACTCCTACGTAATTAGTAGCCATGGGCCTTATAAGCAGTAACTCACCTGGCATGCTTCTGATACATTACATGTGTGTTGGAAGCTTATCTGACACATTTTATTCATCTTATTCATCAGAAATTTATGGGGAAATCTGAGAATGGCATGAACTCTTTGGAGACAAGGGTCCATGGCCTAGAGATGGCATTGGATGAGATATCACGTGACCTAGCAGTTTCTTCAGAAAGGATGTCAAGCAGTGAACCCCGTGTGAACACCTGTTGCATTCTGAGCCCAAAATTCTGGAGAAGGCATGATGGTGTTAGAAACTCCTCCAGATTTTCTGCCTCCAGTGTTCCAAACAGCTCGGAGGGGAGCAGAACTTCTTACAAGTGGGAAAGGCAGAAATTTGGAGTTCAGGGTGGATTTGTCACCAACCCGTTAGCCGAGCCAAATATTTCTTCTGTTGGGAGAACTGCGGTTACTCAAGAAGGCAGAAGGAAGGATTTGGCTTTACAGAAGTCAaggtatttgttttcttgtgctaatcatGACTGATTATCTACCTGTCTGCGATTTAGTCAGTGGGATCTGATATGGTGGTTGGAGCAATCAGTTTTATCTATATGACAAATTACGAACCGACAATTACACATCAGCGTAAAAGTTGTACCTCTCTTATATACTTATAATATAGTACATCAAAATGGTGGTTGGGACAATCAGATTTCCTTATATGACAAATTGCGAACCGACAATTACACATCAAAGCAAAAGCTGTACTTTTGTATACATATAATATAATACATTAAGATGATTATTATTAGGTAGTCCAATTATGGTGCCATCTCAATATTATGTGCGCAATGCATATTGGTGAAACT
This genomic stretch from Hordeum vulgare subsp. vulgare chromosome 6H, MorexV3_pseudomolecules_assembly, whole genome shotgun sequence harbors:
- the LOC123401462 gene encoding TORTIFOLIA1-like protein 3, yielding MGTAARPRGAPEPLKQRVNRCLLRLSDRDTEAMAAAELDAVARALAADELAAFVAAVSDARPTDKTPLRRHSLRLLALVAASHPRDAVAPLVPRILAAALRRVRDQDSSVRGALVDAARAAAAASASAAAALGPLADALLHEQDQCAQLAAALATVAAVEASPLTADLASYLHKLQPRLLKLLRSNAFKAKPALISLIGASAAVAGDAQVTASIPCLRDAIASDDWAARKAAAEALAAFALEYKDLLMTHKSSCLAYFEARRFDKVKIVRDSMSRMIEAWKEIPDIEEEELSSCTAPASLSQRRSSLAGSVSDGRYPAASLGSNSVQSATRKNRLPTSRSPPPDVLPGVTRKNSPSSIRNKRLSPPSNRKVGQAKNCDYKADTAIAPDATPIKEVTEEKLLKGGNLRSRLETRRALFQGNEAKAGSRVVPYECGGNLEEISEVEGGSERAQSGLKDEGLSEIRTQLLQIEKQQSGLLDLLQKFMGKSENGMNSLETRVHGLEMALDEISRDLAVSSERMSSSEPRVNTCCILSPKFWRRHDGVRNSSRFSASSVPNSSEGSRTSYKWERQKFGVQGGFVTNPLAEPNISSVGRTAVTQEGRRKDLALQKSRVG